A single genomic interval of Heliangelus exortis chromosome 20, bHelExo1.hap1, whole genome shotgun sequence harbors:
- the ERN1 gene encoding serine/threonine-protein kinase/endoribonuclease IRE1 isoform X1: MGPLRSLSPGALPLRALLLPLLLLLLIPPRPANTTSVTVPETLLFVSTLDGSLHAVSKRTGAIKWTLKEDPVLQVPIHVEEPAFLPDPNDGSLYTLGGKNSEGLTKLPFTIPELVQASPCRSSDGILYMGKKQDIWYVIDLMTGEKQQTLTSSFAETLCPSTSLLYLGRTEYTITMYDTKKKELRWNATYFDYAATLPDEDTKYKMSHFVSNGDGLVVTVDSESGDVLWIQNYASPVVAFYIWQREGLRKVLHTNVGIETLRYLTFMSGEVGHITKWKYPFPKETETKSKLTPTLYVGKYSTSLYASPSMVHEGVTVVPRGSAIPLLEGPKTEGVTIEDNGECVITPSTDVKFSGRLKKNKLSYWNDWLLIGHHETPLSAPTKILEKFPSNLPKRPENVIPADSDKATIEEVIDMVGGSSEVPPVLPKDLEEKPARTIPRPEAAVDSMLKDMATIILSTFLLVGWVAFIITYPMSVHQQQQRQHQLEEKIQLLQQQKLPFHAPSDLLPEADFLDSSYGRTESSATSTPNMSPRASNHSAYSSISTSDVGSCLSTEQDVGDEDVNRVMVGKISFNPKDVLGHGAEGTIVYRGTFDNRDVAVKRILPECFSFADREVQLLRESDEHPNVIRYFCTERDRQFQYIAIELCAATLQEYVEQKAFSQHGLQPITLLQQTTSGLAYLHSLSIVHRDLKPHNILISMPNAHGKVKAMISDFGLCKKLAVGRHSFSRRSGVPGTEGWIAPEMLSEDCKENPTYTVDIFSAGCVFYYVVSEGSHPFGKSLQRQANILLGAYSLEALSAGTHEDIVARDLIEQMINMDPQKRPSASCVLKHPFFWSLEKQLQFFQDVSDRIEKESLDGPIVKQLERGGREVVKMDWREHITVPLQTDLRKFRSYKGGSVRDLLRAMRNKKHHYRELPPEVQETLGSIPDDFVCYFTTRFPHLLLHTYNAMHICCQERLFQHYYNQDSTELSLAGDTV; the protein is encoded by the exons ATCCTGTACTCCAGGTGCCCATCCATGTGGAAGA GCCAGCATTTCTTCCAGACCCAAACGATGGCAGTTTGTATACTCTGGGTGGCAAGAATAGTGAAGGCCTGACT aaACTTCCATTTACCATCCCAGAGCTGGTGCAGGCATCTCCCTGTCGCAGTTCAGATGGGATCCTGTACATGG GTAAAAAGCAGGATATTTGGTATGTGATTGACCTCATGACTGGGGAGAAACAGCAGACCTTGACTTCTTCATTTGCAGAAACTCTTTGCCCATCAACGTCCCTCCTGTATCTTGGGAGAACAG aGTACACGATCACAATGTATGACACCAAGAAGAAGGAGCTGCGATGGAATGCCACCTATTTTGATTATGCAGCTACTTTGCCTGATGAAGATACAAAATACA AAATGTCCCACTTTGTGTCTAATGGGGATGGACTGGTGGTGACTGTGGACAGTGAGTCTGGTGACGTCCTCTGGATTCAGAATTATGCTTCTCCTGTGGTGGCTTTTTACATCTGGCAACGAGAGGGATTACGGAAAGTGCTGCACACCAACGTGGGGATAGAAACCCTGCGGTACCTGACGTTCATGTCTGGGGAGGTTGGACACATCACCAAGTGGAAATACCCTTTCCCAAAGGAAACAGAGACCAAGAGCAAACTGAC GCCAACTCTGTACGTAGGGAAATACTCCACAAGTTTGTATGCATCCCCATCAATGGTGCACGAAGGAGTAACTGTTGTG CCCCGTGGCAGTGCCATACCCTTACTGGAAGGTCCAAAAACTGAAGGAGTCACGATAGAAGACAACGGCGAGTGTGTTATCACCCCCAGCACAGATGTCAAGTTTTCAGGCagactgaaaaagaacaaactcAGCTACTGGAACGATTGGCTCTTGATAG GGCACCATGAAACACCATTATCTGCCCCTACAAAGATCCTGGAGAAATTCCCAAGCAATTTACCTAAGAGGCCTGAAAATGTGATTCCAGCTGACTCGGATAAAGCCACAATTGAAGAG GTTATTGACATGGTTGGAGGTTCCTCAGAAGTGCCTCCTGTCCTTCCGAAGGATCTTGAGGAGAAACCAGCTCGGACGATCCCTCGGCCAGAGGCTGCTGTGGACTCCATGCTGAAAGACATGGCCACCATCATTCTCAGCACTTTCCTGCTTGTGGGCTGGGTGGCTTTTATCATCACTTACCCCATG AGTGTGCATCAGCAGCAACAGAGACAGCAtcagctggaagagaaaatacagcTCTTGCAGCAACAGAAGCTGCCCTTCCATGCTCCCAGTGATCTCCTTCCAGAAGCAGATTTCTTGGACTCCTCCTATGGACGGACAGAGAGCTCAGCTACCAGCACACCAAATATGTCCCCCAGAGCATCAAACCATTCTGCCTATTCCAGCATCTCCACATCTGATGTTGGGAGCTGCCTCTCCACTGAGCAAGATGTGGGAG atgaAGATGTGAACAGAGTGATGGTTGGCAAGATTTCCTTTAACCCAAAAGATGTATTGGGACATGGAGCTGAAGGGACAATTGTTTACAG gggGACATTTGACAACCGTGATGTGGCAGTGAAAAGGATTCTTCCCGAGTGCTTCAGCTTTGCAGACCGGGAGGTTCAGCTGCTGCGGGAGTCAGACGAGCATCCCAACGTCATCCGCTACTTCTGCACCGAGAGGGACCGGCAGTTCCAGTACATCGCCATCGAGCTCTGCGCTGCCACGCTGCAGGAG TATGTTGAGCAGAAGGCCTTCAGTCAACATGGCTTACAACCCATCACTCTCCTGCAACAGACAACATCTGGTCTTGCTTACCTACACTCCCTTAGCATTG TCCACAGAGACCTGAAGCCCCATAACATCCTCATCTCGATGCCCAATGCCCATGGGAAAGTCAAAGCCATGATTTCAGACTTCGGCCTCTGCAAGAAGCTGGCTGTGGGCAGGCACAGCTTCAGCCGCCGCTCGGGtgtgccaggcacagagggGTGGATCGCCCCGGAGATGCTGAGTGAAGACTGCAAAGAGAACCCT ACATACACCGTGGACATCTTTTCAGCTGGCTGTGTCTTTTATTACGTGGTGTCTGAAGGCAGCCACCCCTTTGGCAAATCTCTGCAGCGCCAAGCCAACATCCTGCTGGGAGCATACAGCCTGGAGGCTCTGAGTGCAGGGACACACG AAGACATAGTTGCTCGTGATTTAATAGAGCAAATGATAAACATGGACCCTCAGAAACGTCCATCTGCCAGCTGTGTGCTAAAGCACCCTTTCTTTTGGAGTTTAGAAAAACAGCTCCAGTTTTTTCAG GATGTTAGTGACCGCATAGAGAAAGAATCTTTAGATGGTCCAATAGTCAAGCAATTAGAAAGAGGTGGAAGAGAGGTGGTGAAAATGGACTGGAGAGAGCACATCACTGTTCCTCTTCAGACAG ATCTTCGAAAATTCAGATCCTATAAAGGAGGCTCAGTCCGGGATCTTCTGAGGGCAATGAGAAACAAG AAGCACCATTACAGAGAACTGCCTCCTGAAGTGCAGGAGACCCTGGGCTCTATCCCAGATGATTTTGTGTGTTACTTTACGACTCGTTTCCCTCACCTGCTCCTGCACACCTACAATGCAATGCATATCTGCTGCCAAGAGAGACTGTTTCAGCATTACTATAATCAGGACTCTACAGAGCTGAGCCTTGCAGGAGACACTGTTTGA
- the ERN1 gene encoding serine/threonine-protein kinase/endoribonuclease IRE1 isoform X2 translates to MENTTSVTVPETLLFVSTLDGSLHAVSKRTGAIKWTLKEDPVLQVPIHVEEPAFLPDPNDGSLYTLGGKNSEGLTKLPFTIPELVQASPCRSSDGILYMGKKQDIWYVIDLMTGEKQQTLTSSFAETLCPSTSLLYLGRTGFFASQTVYFLTEYTITMYDTKKKELRWNATYFDYAATLPDEDTKYKMSHFVSNGDGLVVTVDSESGDVLWIQNYASPVVAFYIWQREGLRKVLHTNVGIETLRYLTFMSGEVGHITKWKYPFPKETETKSKLTPTLYVGKYSTSLYASPSMVHEGVTVVPRGSAIPLLEGPKTEGVTIEDNGECVITPSTDVKFSGRLKKNKLSYWNDWLLIGHHETPLSAPTKILEKFPSNLPKRPENVIPADSDKATIEEVIDMVGGSSEVPPVLPKDLEEKPARTIPRPEAAVDSMLKDMATIILSTFLLVGWVAFIITYPMSVHQQQQRQHQLEEKIQLLQQQKLPFHAPSDLLPEADFLDSSYGRTESSATSTPNMSPRASNHSAYSSISTSDVGSCLSTEQDVGDEDVNRVMVGKISFNPKDVLGHGAEGTIVYRGTFDNRDVAVKRILPECFSFADREVQLLRESDEHPNVIRYFCTERDRQFQYIAIELCAATLQEYVEQKAFSQHGLQPITLLQQTTSGLAYLHSLSIVHRDLKPHNILISMPNAHGKVKAMISDFGLCKKLAVGRHSFSRRSGVPGTEGWIAPEMLSEDCKENPTYTVDIFSAGCVFYYVVSEGSHPFGKSLQRQANILLGAYSLEALSAGTHEDIVARDLIEQMINMDPQKRPSASCVLKHPFFWSLEKQLQFFQDVSDRIEKESLDGPIVKQLERGGREVVKMDWREHITVPLQTDLRKFRSYKGGSVRDLLRAMRNKKHHYRELPPEVQETLGSIPDDFVCYFTTRFPHLLLHTYNAMHICCQERLFQHYYNQDSTELSLAGDTV, encoded by the exons ATCCTGTACTCCAGGTGCCCATCCATGTGGAAGA GCCAGCATTTCTTCCAGACCCAAACGATGGCAGTTTGTATACTCTGGGTGGCAAGAATAGTGAAGGCCTGACT aaACTTCCATTTACCATCCCAGAGCTGGTGCAGGCATCTCCCTGTCGCAGTTCAGATGGGATCCTGTACATGG GTAAAAAGCAGGATATTTGGTATGTGATTGACCTCATGACTGGGGAGAAACAGCAGACCTTGACTTCTTCATTTGCAGAAACTCTTTGCCCATCAACGTCCCTCCTGTATCTTGGGAGAACAG gtttttttgcttcacagactgtatattttttaacagaGTACACGATCACAATGTATGACACCAAGAAGAAGGAGCTGCGATGGAATGCCACCTATTTTGATTATGCAGCTACTTTGCCTGATGAAGATACAAAATACA AAATGTCCCACTTTGTGTCTAATGGGGATGGACTGGTGGTGACTGTGGACAGTGAGTCTGGTGACGTCCTCTGGATTCAGAATTATGCTTCTCCTGTGGTGGCTTTTTACATCTGGCAACGAGAGGGATTACGGAAAGTGCTGCACACCAACGTGGGGATAGAAACCCTGCGGTACCTGACGTTCATGTCTGGGGAGGTTGGACACATCACCAAGTGGAAATACCCTTTCCCAAAGGAAACAGAGACCAAGAGCAAACTGAC GCCAACTCTGTACGTAGGGAAATACTCCACAAGTTTGTATGCATCCCCATCAATGGTGCACGAAGGAGTAACTGTTGTG CCCCGTGGCAGTGCCATACCCTTACTGGAAGGTCCAAAAACTGAAGGAGTCACGATAGAAGACAACGGCGAGTGTGTTATCACCCCCAGCACAGATGTCAAGTTTTCAGGCagactgaaaaagaacaaactcAGCTACTGGAACGATTGGCTCTTGATAG GGCACCATGAAACACCATTATCTGCCCCTACAAAGATCCTGGAGAAATTCCCAAGCAATTTACCTAAGAGGCCTGAAAATGTGATTCCAGCTGACTCGGATAAAGCCACAATTGAAGAG GTTATTGACATGGTTGGAGGTTCCTCAGAAGTGCCTCCTGTCCTTCCGAAGGATCTTGAGGAGAAACCAGCTCGGACGATCCCTCGGCCAGAGGCTGCTGTGGACTCCATGCTGAAAGACATGGCCACCATCATTCTCAGCACTTTCCTGCTTGTGGGCTGGGTGGCTTTTATCATCACTTACCCCATG AGTGTGCATCAGCAGCAACAGAGACAGCAtcagctggaagagaaaatacagcTCTTGCAGCAACAGAAGCTGCCCTTCCATGCTCCCAGTGATCTCCTTCCAGAAGCAGATTTCTTGGACTCCTCCTATGGACGGACAGAGAGCTCAGCTACCAGCACACCAAATATGTCCCCCAGAGCATCAAACCATTCTGCCTATTCCAGCATCTCCACATCTGATGTTGGGAGCTGCCTCTCCACTGAGCAAGATGTGGGAG atgaAGATGTGAACAGAGTGATGGTTGGCAAGATTTCCTTTAACCCAAAAGATGTATTGGGACATGGAGCTGAAGGGACAATTGTTTACAG gggGACATTTGACAACCGTGATGTGGCAGTGAAAAGGATTCTTCCCGAGTGCTTCAGCTTTGCAGACCGGGAGGTTCAGCTGCTGCGGGAGTCAGACGAGCATCCCAACGTCATCCGCTACTTCTGCACCGAGAGGGACCGGCAGTTCCAGTACATCGCCATCGAGCTCTGCGCTGCCACGCTGCAGGAG TATGTTGAGCAGAAGGCCTTCAGTCAACATGGCTTACAACCCATCACTCTCCTGCAACAGACAACATCTGGTCTTGCTTACCTACACTCCCTTAGCATTG TCCACAGAGACCTGAAGCCCCATAACATCCTCATCTCGATGCCCAATGCCCATGGGAAAGTCAAAGCCATGATTTCAGACTTCGGCCTCTGCAAGAAGCTGGCTGTGGGCAGGCACAGCTTCAGCCGCCGCTCGGGtgtgccaggcacagagggGTGGATCGCCCCGGAGATGCTGAGTGAAGACTGCAAAGAGAACCCT ACATACACCGTGGACATCTTTTCAGCTGGCTGTGTCTTTTATTACGTGGTGTCTGAAGGCAGCCACCCCTTTGGCAAATCTCTGCAGCGCCAAGCCAACATCCTGCTGGGAGCATACAGCCTGGAGGCTCTGAGTGCAGGGACACACG AAGACATAGTTGCTCGTGATTTAATAGAGCAAATGATAAACATGGACCCTCAGAAACGTCCATCTGCCAGCTGTGTGCTAAAGCACCCTTTCTTTTGGAGTTTAGAAAAACAGCTCCAGTTTTTTCAG GATGTTAGTGACCGCATAGAGAAAGAATCTTTAGATGGTCCAATAGTCAAGCAATTAGAAAGAGGTGGAAGAGAGGTGGTGAAAATGGACTGGAGAGAGCACATCACTGTTCCTCTTCAGACAG ATCTTCGAAAATTCAGATCCTATAAAGGAGGCTCAGTCCGGGATCTTCTGAGGGCAATGAGAAACAAG AAGCACCATTACAGAGAACTGCCTCCTGAAGTGCAGGAGACCCTGGGCTCTATCCCAGATGATTTTGTGTGTTACTTTACGACTCGTTTCCCTCACCTGCTCCTGCACACCTACAATGCAATGCATATCTGCTGCCAAGAGAGACTGTTTCAGCATTACTATAATCAGGACTCTACAGAGCTGAGCCTTGCAGGAGACACTGTTTGA
- the ERN1 gene encoding serine/threonine-protein kinase/endoribonuclease IRE1 isoform X3 yields the protein MGKKQDIWYVIDLMTGEKQQTLTSSFAETLCPSTSLLYLGRTEYTITMYDTKKKELRWNATYFDYAATLPDEDTKYKMSHFVSNGDGLVVTVDSESGDVLWIQNYASPVVAFYIWQREGLRKVLHTNVGIETLRYLTFMSGEVGHITKWKYPFPKETETKSKLTPTLYVGKYSTSLYASPSMVHEGVTVVPRGSAIPLLEGPKTEGVTIEDNGECVITPSTDVKFSGRLKKNKLSYWNDWLLIGHHETPLSAPTKILEKFPSNLPKRPENVIPADSDKATIEEVIDMVGGSSEVPPVLPKDLEEKPARTIPRPEAAVDSMLKDMATIILSTFLLVGWVAFIITYPMSVHQQQQRQHQLEEKIQLLQQQKLPFHAPSDLLPEADFLDSSYGRTESSATSTPNMSPRASNHSAYSSISTSDVGSCLSTEQDVGDEDVNRVMVGKISFNPKDVLGHGAEGTIVYRGTFDNRDVAVKRILPECFSFADREVQLLRESDEHPNVIRYFCTERDRQFQYIAIELCAATLQEYVEQKAFSQHGLQPITLLQQTTSGLAYLHSLSIVHRDLKPHNILISMPNAHGKVKAMISDFGLCKKLAVGRHSFSRRSGVPGTEGWIAPEMLSEDCKENPTYTVDIFSAGCVFYYVVSEGSHPFGKSLQRQANILLGAYSLEALSAGTHEDIVARDLIEQMINMDPQKRPSASCVLKHPFFWSLEKQLQFFQDVSDRIEKESLDGPIVKQLERGGREVVKMDWREHITVPLQTDLRKFRSYKGGSVRDLLRAMRNKKHHYRELPPEVQETLGSIPDDFVCYFTTRFPHLLLHTYNAMHICCQERLFQHYYNQDSTELSLAGDTV from the exons ATGG GTAAAAAGCAGGATATTTGGTATGTGATTGACCTCATGACTGGGGAGAAACAGCAGACCTTGACTTCTTCATTTGCAGAAACTCTTTGCCCATCAACGTCCCTCCTGTATCTTGGGAGAACAG aGTACACGATCACAATGTATGACACCAAGAAGAAGGAGCTGCGATGGAATGCCACCTATTTTGATTATGCAGCTACTTTGCCTGATGAAGATACAAAATACA AAATGTCCCACTTTGTGTCTAATGGGGATGGACTGGTGGTGACTGTGGACAGTGAGTCTGGTGACGTCCTCTGGATTCAGAATTATGCTTCTCCTGTGGTGGCTTTTTACATCTGGCAACGAGAGGGATTACGGAAAGTGCTGCACACCAACGTGGGGATAGAAACCCTGCGGTACCTGACGTTCATGTCTGGGGAGGTTGGACACATCACCAAGTGGAAATACCCTTTCCCAAAGGAAACAGAGACCAAGAGCAAACTGAC GCCAACTCTGTACGTAGGGAAATACTCCACAAGTTTGTATGCATCCCCATCAATGGTGCACGAAGGAGTAACTGTTGTG CCCCGTGGCAGTGCCATACCCTTACTGGAAGGTCCAAAAACTGAAGGAGTCACGATAGAAGACAACGGCGAGTGTGTTATCACCCCCAGCACAGATGTCAAGTTTTCAGGCagactgaaaaagaacaaactcAGCTACTGGAACGATTGGCTCTTGATAG GGCACCATGAAACACCATTATCTGCCCCTACAAAGATCCTGGAGAAATTCCCAAGCAATTTACCTAAGAGGCCTGAAAATGTGATTCCAGCTGACTCGGATAAAGCCACAATTGAAGAG GTTATTGACATGGTTGGAGGTTCCTCAGAAGTGCCTCCTGTCCTTCCGAAGGATCTTGAGGAGAAACCAGCTCGGACGATCCCTCGGCCAGAGGCTGCTGTGGACTCCATGCTGAAAGACATGGCCACCATCATTCTCAGCACTTTCCTGCTTGTGGGCTGGGTGGCTTTTATCATCACTTACCCCATG AGTGTGCATCAGCAGCAACAGAGACAGCAtcagctggaagagaaaatacagcTCTTGCAGCAACAGAAGCTGCCCTTCCATGCTCCCAGTGATCTCCTTCCAGAAGCAGATTTCTTGGACTCCTCCTATGGACGGACAGAGAGCTCAGCTACCAGCACACCAAATATGTCCCCCAGAGCATCAAACCATTCTGCCTATTCCAGCATCTCCACATCTGATGTTGGGAGCTGCCTCTCCACTGAGCAAGATGTGGGAG atgaAGATGTGAACAGAGTGATGGTTGGCAAGATTTCCTTTAACCCAAAAGATGTATTGGGACATGGAGCTGAAGGGACAATTGTTTACAG gggGACATTTGACAACCGTGATGTGGCAGTGAAAAGGATTCTTCCCGAGTGCTTCAGCTTTGCAGACCGGGAGGTTCAGCTGCTGCGGGAGTCAGACGAGCATCCCAACGTCATCCGCTACTTCTGCACCGAGAGGGACCGGCAGTTCCAGTACATCGCCATCGAGCTCTGCGCTGCCACGCTGCAGGAG TATGTTGAGCAGAAGGCCTTCAGTCAACATGGCTTACAACCCATCACTCTCCTGCAACAGACAACATCTGGTCTTGCTTACCTACACTCCCTTAGCATTG TCCACAGAGACCTGAAGCCCCATAACATCCTCATCTCGATGCCCAATGCCCATGGGAAAGTCAAAGCCATGATTTCAGACTTCGGCCTCTGCAAGAAGCTGGCTGTGGGCAGGCACAGCTTCAGCCGCCGCTCGGGtgtgccaggcacagagggGTGGATCGCCCCGGAGATGCTGAGTGAAGACTGCAAAGAGAACCCT ACATACACCGTGGACATCTTTTCAGCTGGCTGTGTCTTTTATTACGTGGTGTCTGAAGGCAGCCACCCCTTTGGCAAATCTCTGCAGCGCCAAGCCAACATCCTGCTGGGAGCATACAGCCTGGAGGCTCTGAGTGCAGGGACACACG AAGACATAGTTGCTCGTGATTTAATAGAGCAAATGATAAACATGGACCCTCAGAAACGTCCATCTGCCAGCTGTGTGCTAAAGCACCCTTTCTTTTGGAGTTTAGAAAAACAGCTCCAGTTTTTTCAG GATGTTAGTGACCGCATAGAGAAAGAATCTTTAGATGGTCCAATAGTCAAGCAATTAGAAAGAGGTGGAAGAGAGGTGGTGAAAATGGACTGGAGAGAGCACATCACTGTTCCTCTTCAGACAG ATCTTCGAAAATTCAGATCCTATAAAGGAGGCTCAGTCCGGGATCTTCTGAGGGCAATGAGAAACAAG AAGCACCATTACAGAGAACTGCCTCCTGAAGTGCAGGAGACCCTGGGCTCTATCCCAGATGATTTTGTGTGTTACTTTACGACTCGTTTCCCTCACCTGCTCCTGCACACCTACAATGCAATGCATATCTGCTGCCAAGAGAGACTGTTTCAGCATTACTATAATCAGGACTCTACAGAGCTGAGCCTTGCAGGAGACACTGTTTGA
- the ERN1 gene encoding serine/threonine-protein kinase/endoribonuclease IRE1 isoform X4, producing the protein MYDTKKKELRWNATYFDYAATLPDEDTKYKMSHFVSNGDGLVVTVDSESGDVLWIQNYASPVVAFYIWQREGLRKVLHTNVGIETLRYLTFMSGEVGHITKWKYPFPKETETKSKLTPTLYVGKYSTSLYASPSMVHEGVTVVPRGSAIPLLEGPKTEGVTIEDNGECVITPSTDVKFSGRLKKNKLSYWNDWLLIGHHETPLSAPTKILEKFPSNLPKRPENVIPADSDKATIEEVIDMVGGSSEVPPVLPKDLEEKPARTIPRPEAAVDSMLKDMATIILSTFLLVGWVAFIITYPMSVHQQQQRQHQLEEKIQLLQQQKLPFHAPSDLLPEADFLDSSYGRTESSATSTPNMSPRASNHSAYSSISTSDVGSCLSTEQDVGDEDVNRVMVGKISFNPKDVLGHGAEGTIVYRGTFDNRDVAVKRILPECFSFADREVQLLRESDEHPNVIRYFCTERDRQFQYIAIELCAATLQEYVEQKAFSQHGLQPITLLQQTTSGLAYLHSLSIVHRDLKPHNILISMPNAHGKVKAMISDFGLCKKLAVGRHSFSRRSGVPGTEGWIAPEMLSEDCKENPTYTVDIFSAGCVFYYVVSEGSHPFGKSLQRQANILLGAYSLEALSAGTHEDIVARDLIEQMINMDPQKRPSASCVLKHPFFWSLEKQLQFFQDVSDRIEKESLDGPIVKQLERGGREVVKMDWREHITVPLQTDLRKFRSYKGGSVRDLLRAMRNKKHHYRELPPEVQETLGSIPDDFVCYFTTRFPHLLLHTYNAMHICCQERLFQHYYNQDSTELSLAGDTV; encoded by the exons ATGTATGACACCAAGAAGAAGGAGCTGCGATGGAATGCCACCTATTTTGATTATGCAGCTACTTTGCCTGATGAAGATACAAAATACA AAATGTCCCACTTTGTGTCTAATGGGGATGGACTGGTGGTGACTGTGGACAGTGAGTCTGGTGACGTCCTCTGGATTCAGAATTATGCTTCTCCTGTGGTGGCTTTTTACATCTGGCAACGAGAGGGATTACGGAAAGTGCTGCACACCAACGTGGGGATAGAAACCCTGCGGTACCTGACGTTCATGTCTGGGGAGGTTGGACACATCACCAAGTGGAAATACCCTTTCCCAAAGGAAACAGAGACCAAGAGCAAACTGAC GCCAACTCTGTACGTAGGGAAATACTCCACAAGTTTGTATGCATCCCCATCAATGGTGCACGAAGGAGTAACTGTTGTG CCCCGTGGCAGTGCCATACCCTTACTGGAAGGTCCAAAAACTGAAGGAGTCACGATAGAAGACAACGGCGAGTGTGTTATCACCCCCAGCACAGATGTCAAGTTTTCAGGCagactgaaaaagaacaaactcAGCTACTGGAACGATTGGCTCTTGATAG GGCACCATGAAACACCATTATCTGCCCCTACAAAGATCCTGGAGAAATTCCCAAGCAATTTACCTAAGAGGCCTGAAAATGTGATTCCAGCTGACTCGGATAAAGCCACAATTGAAGAG GTTATTGACATGGTTGGAGGTTCCTCAGAAGTGCCTCCTGTCCTTCCGAAGGATCTTGAGGAGAAACCAGCTCGGACGATCCCTCGGCCAGAGGCTGCTGTGGACTCCATGCTGAAAGACATGGCCACCATCATTCTCAGCACTTTCCTGCTTGTGGGCTGGGTGGCTTTTATCATCACTTACCCCATG AGTGTGCATCAGCAGCAACAGAGACAGCAtcagctggaagagaaaatacagcTCTTGCAGCAACAGAAGCTGCCCTTCCATGCTCCCAGTGATCTCCTTCCAGAAGCAGATTTCTTGGACTCCTCCTATGGACGGACAGAGAGCTCAGCTACCAGCACACCAAATATGTCCCCCAGAGCATCAAACCATTCTGCCTATTCCAGCATCTCCACATCTGATGTTGGGAGCTGCCTCTCCACTGAGCAAGATGTGGGAG atgaAGATGTGAACAGAGTGATGGTTGGCAAGATTTCCTTTAACCCAAAAGATGTATTGGGACATGGAGCTGAAGGGACAATTGTTTACAG gggGACATTTGACAACCGTGATGTGGCAGTGAAAAGGATTCTTCCCGAGTGCTTCAGCTTTGCAGACCGGGAGGTTCAGCTGCTGCGGGAGTCAGACGAGCATCCCAACGTCATCCGCTACTTCTGCACCGAGAGGGACCGGCAGTTCCAGTACATCGCCATCGAGCTCTGCGCTGCCACGCTGCAGGAG TATGTTGAGCAGAAGGCCTTCAGTCAACATGGCTTACAACCCATCACTCTCCTGCAACAGACAACATCTGGTCTTGCTTACCTACACTCCCTTAGCATTG TCCACAGAGACCTGAAGCCCCATAACATCCTCATCTCGATGCCCAATGCCCATGGGAAAGTCAAAGCCATGATTTCAGACTTCGGCCTCTGCAAGAAGCTGGCTGTGGGCAGGCACAGCTTCAGCCGCCGCTCGGGtgtgccaggcacagagggGTGGATCGCCCCGGAGATGCTGAGTGAAGACTGCAAAGAGAACCCT ACATACACCGTGGACATCTTTTCAGCTGGCTGTGTCTTTTATTACGTGGTGTCTGAAGGCAGCCACCCCTTTGGCAAATCTCTGCAGCGCCAAGCCAACATCCTGCTGGGAGCATACAGCCTGGAGGCTCTGAGTGCAGGGACACACG AAGACATAGTTGCTCGTGATTTAATAGAGCAAATGATAAACATGGACCCTCAGAAACGTCCATCTGCCAGCTGTGTGCTAAAGCACCCTTTCTTTTGGAGTTTAGAAAAACAGCTCCAGTTTTTTCAG GATGTTAGTGACCGCATAGAGAAAGAATCTTTAGATGGTCCAATAGTCAAGCAATTAGAAAGAGGTGGAAGAGAGGTGGTGAAAATGGACTGGAGAGAGCACATCACTGTTCCTCTTCAGACAG ATCTTCGAAAATTCAGATCCTATAAAGGAGGCTCAGTCCGGGATCTTCTGAGGGCAATGAGAAACAAG AAGCACCATTACAGAGAACTGCCTCCTGAAGTGCAGGAGACCCTGGGCTCTATCCCAGATGATTTTGTGTGTTACTTTACGACTCGTTTCCCTCACCTGCTCCTGCACACCTACAATGCAATGCATATCTGCTGCCAAGAGAGACTGTTTCAGCATTACTATAATCAGGACTCTACAGAGCTGAGCCTTGCAGGAGACACTGTTTGA